A genomic region of Dickeya solani IPO 2222 contains the following coding sequences:
- the nrdA gene encoding class 1a ribonucleoside-diphosphate reductase subunit alpha, with product MNQSLLVTKRDGSKERINLDKIHRVITWAAEGLHNVSVSQVELRSHIQFYDGIKTADIHETIIKAAADLISRESPDYQYLAARLAIFHLRKKAYGQFEPPKLYDHVVKMVEMGKYDRHLLEDYTEDEFAQMDAFIDHWRDMNFSYAAVKQLEGKYLVQNRVTGDIYESAQFLYILVAACLFSGYSRETRLDYVKRFYDAVSTFKISLPTPIMSGVRTPTRQFSSCVLIECGDSLDSINATSSAIVKYVSQRAGIGINAGRIRALGSPIRGGEAFHTGCIPFYKHFQTAVKSCSQGGVRGGAATLFYPLWHLEVESLLVLKNNRGVEGNRVRHLDYGVQLNKLMYQRLVKGEDITLFSPSDVPGLYDAFFNNQDEFERLYVKYEQDGSIRKKQLKAAELFSLMMQERASTGRIYIQNVDHCNTHSPFDPLVAPVRQSNLCLEIALPTKPLEDVNDESGEIALCTLSAFNLGAISSLHELEELATLAVRALDALLDYQDYPILAAKRGAMGRRTLGIGVINFAYYLAKHGVRYSDGSANNLTHRTFEAIQYYLLKASNQLAREQGACPWFNETTYSQGILPIDSYKRDLDNICSEPLHHDWEALRKDIQTYGLRNSTLSALMPSETSSQISNATNGIEPPRGHISVKASKDGILRQVVPEYETLKDAYELLWDMPSNDGYLQLVGLMQKFIDQAISSNTNYDPARFPSGKVPMTQLLKDLLTAYKFGLKTLYYQNTRDGAEDAQDDLLDTAPQDDGCESGACKI from the coding sequence ATGAACCAGAGTCTGCTTGTTACCAAACGCGATGGCAGTAAAGAACGCATCAACCTGGACAAAATCCACCGGGTAATCACCTGGGCAGCAGAAGGGTTACATAATGTCTCGGTTTCTCAGGTAGAACTGCGTTCCCACATCCAGTTTTACGACGGCATCAAGACCGCCGATATCCACGAAACCATCATCAAGGCCGCCGCCGACCTGATCTCCCGCGAAAGCCCAGACTATCAGTATCTGGCCGCGCGTCTGGCTATCTTCCATCTGCGCAAGAAAGCCTACGGCCAGTTCGAACCACCGAAGCTGTACGACCACGTAGTGAAAATGGTCGAAATGGGAAAATACGATCGCCATTTGCTGGAAGACTACACGGAAGACGAATTTGCTCAGATGGACGCTTTCATCGATCACTGGCGTGACATGAATTTCTCCTACGCAGCGGTAAAACAGCTGGAAGGGAAATATCTGGTACAAAACCGCGTGACCGGTGACATCTACGAAAGCGCCCAGTTCCTGTATATTCTGGTCGCCGCCTGCCTGTTCTCCGGCTACTCGCGCGAAACCCGTCTGGACTATGTCAAACGCTTCTATGACGCGGTGTCGACGTTCAAAATTTCTCTGCCGACGCCGATCATGTCCGGCGTACGTACCCCAACCCGTCAGTTCAGCTCCTGCGTGCTGATCGAGTGCGGCGACAGCCTGGATTCCATCAACGCCACCTCCAGCGCGATCGTGAAATACGTCTCCCAGCGTGCCGGCATCGGCATCAACGCCGGCCGTATTCGTGCGCTGGGCAGCCCGATTCGCGGCGGCGAAGCGTTCCACACCGGCTGTATTCCGTTCTACAAACATTTCCAGACCGCGGTGAAATCCTGCTCTCAGGGCGGAGTACGCGGCGGTGCGGCCACGCTGTTCTACCCGTTGTGGCATCTGGAAGTGGAAAGCCTGCTGGTGCTGAAAAACAACCGCGGCGTAGAAGGCAACCGCGTGCGTCACCTCGACTACGGCGTACAGCTCAACAAGCTGATGTACCAGCGTTTGGTCAAAGGCGAAGACATCACGCTGTTCAGCCCGTCCGACGTGCCGGGGCTGTACGATGCTTTCTTCAACAATCAGGATGAATTCGAGCGCCTGTACGTGAAATACGAGCAGGACGGCAGCATTCGCAAGAAGCAGCTCAAGGCGGCGGAACTGTTCTCACTGATGATGCAGGAACGCGCCTCAACCGGCCGTATCTATATCCAGAACGTCGACCACTGCAACACGCACAGCCCGTTTGATCCACTGGTCGCCCCGGTGCGCCAGTCCAACCTGTGTCTGGAAATCGCGCTGCCGACCAAACCGCTGGAAGACGTCAACGATGAAAGCGGCGAAATCGCGCTCTGTACCCTGTCGGCCTTCAATCTGGGTGCCATCAGTTCGCTGCACGAGCTGGAAGAATTGGCGACATTGGCGGTGCGTGCTCTGGATGCCCTGCTCGACTATCAGGACTACCCGATTCTGGCCGCCAAACGCGGCGCAATGGGACGCCGCACGCTGGGCATCGGCGTGATCAACTTCGCTTACTATCTGGCGAAGCACGGCGTGCGCTACTCCGACGGCAGCGCCAACAACCTAACGCACCGCACCTTCGAAGCGATTCAGTACTATCTGCTGAAAGCCTCGAATCAGCTGGCGCGCGAACAGGGTGCCTGCCCGTGGTTTAACGAAACCACGTATTCGCAGGGCATTTTGCCGATCGACAGCTATAAGCGCGATCTGGACAATATTTGCAGCGAACCACTGCACCATGACTGGGAAGCGCTGCGTAAAGACATCCAGACCTATGGCCTGCGCAACTCCACGTTGTCGGCGCTGATGCCGTCTGAAACCTCGTCGCAGATTTCCAATGCCACCAACGGCATTGAGCCGCCGCGCGGTCATATCAGCGTCAAAGCGTCGAAAGACGGTATCTTGCGCCAGGTCGTGCCGGAGTACGAAACGCTGAAAGACGCCTATGAGCTGCTGTGGGACATGCCGTCCAACGACGGTTACCTGCAACTGGTGGGCCTGATGCAGAAATTTATCGATCAGGCGATTTCCTCCAATACCAACTACGATCCGGCACGCTTCCCGTCAGGAAAAGTGCCGATGACCCAGTTGCTGAAAGATCTGCTCACGGCGTATAAGTTCGGGTTGAAAACCCTGTACTATCAAAACACCCGCGACGGGGCCGAAGACGCGCAGGATGACCTGCTCGACACCGCTCCGCAGGATGACGGCTGCGAAAGCGGCGCCTGCAAGATCTAA
- the nrdB gene encoding class Ia ribonucleoside-diphosphate reductase subunit beta, with protein MAYTTFSQNKNNQLLEPMFFGQPVNVARYDQQKYEIFEKLIEKQLSFFWRPEEVDVSRDRIDYQALPEHEKHIFISNLKYQTLLDSIQGRSPNVALLPLISIPELETWVETWAFSETIHSRSYTHIIRNIVNDPSVVFDDIVTNEEILKRAKDISGFYDELIELTSYYHLLGEGTHQVNGKTVNINVYELKKKLYLCLMSVNALEAIRFYVSFACSFAFAERELMEGNAKIIKLIARDEALHLTGTQHMLNLMRAGQDDPEMAKIAEECQQQCYDLFLLAAQQEKEWAEYLFRDGSMIGLNKDILCQYVEYITNIRMQAVGLPLPFETRTNPIPWINAWLVSDNVQVAPQEVEVSSYLVGQIDAEINTDDLSDFQL; from the coding sequence ATGGCCTATACCACTTTTTCACAGAATAAAAACAATCAGTTGCTGGAACCGATGTTTTTCGGCCAGCCGGTTAACGTGGCGCGTTACGATCAGCAAAAATATGAAATTTTCGAAAAGCTGATCGAAAAACAGCTTTCGTTCTTCTGGCGCCCGGAAGAGGTGGATGTTTCCCGCGACCGTATCGACTATCAGGCATTGCCGGAGCACGAAAAACACATTTTTATCAGCAACCTGAAATACCAGACGCTGCTGGACTCCATTCAGGGCCGTAGCCCTAACGTCGCGTTGCTGCCGCTCATCTCCATCCCGGAACTGGAAACCTGGGTGGAAACCTGGGCGTTCTCGGAAACTATTCACTCCCGTTCCTATACCCACATCATCCGCAACATCGTCAACGATCCGTCTGTCGTGTTTGACGATATCGTCACCAATGAGGAAATCCTCAAACGGGCGAAGGACATCTCCGGGTTCTACGATGAGCTGATTGAACTGACCAGCTACTACCATTTGTTGGGAGAAGGCACCCATCAGGTCAACGGCAAGACCGTGAACATCAACGTGTATGAGTTGAAGAAAAAACTCTACCTGTGCCTGATGAGCGTCAACGCGTTGGAAGCCATCCGCTTCTACGTCAGCTTCGCCTGCTCCTTCGCTTTCGCCGAGCGCGAGCTGATGGAAGGCAACGCCAAGATCATCAAGCTGATCGCCCGTGATGAAGCGCTGCATCTGACCGGCACCCAGCACATGCTCAACCTGATGCGCGCCGGTCAGGACGATCCGGAAATGGCTAAAATAGCGGAAGAGTGCCAGCAGCAGTGCTACGACCTGTTCCTGCTGGCCGCCCAGCAGGAGAAAGAGTGGGCGGAATACCTGTTCCGCGACGGCTCGATGATCGGCCTGAACAAGGACATCCTGTGCCAGTACGTGGAGTACATCACCAACATCCGTATGCAGGCGGTGGGGTTGCCGTTGCCGTTTGAAACCCGCACCAACCCGATTCCCTGGATCAACGCCTGGCTGGTATCGGACAACGTGCAGGTGGCGCCGCAGGAAGTGGAGGTGAGCTCCTACCTGGTCGGCCAGATTGACGCGGAAATCAACACCGACGACCTCAGCGACTTCCAGCTGTAA
- the rcsB gene encoding response regulator transcription factor RcsB, which translates to MSNLNVIIADDHPIVLFGIKKSLEQIEWVNVVGEFEDSTALINNLPKLDANVLITDLSMPGDKYGDGITLIKYIKRHFPHLSIIVLTMNNNPAILSAVLELDIEGIVLKQGAPTDLPKALAALQKGKKFTPESVSKVLEKISASGYGDKRLSPKESEVLRLFAEGFLVTEIARKLNRSIKTISSQKKSAMTKLGVDNDIALLNYLSSVGVSPSDKE; encoded by the coding sequence ATGAGCAATCTAAACGTAATTATTGCAGACGACCATCCTATTGTTTTGTTTGGCATTAAAAAGTCGCTGGAACAAATCGAATGGGTTAACGTCGTGGGTGAATTCGAAGACTCGACAGCCCTGATTAACAATCTTCCCAAACTGGACGCCAATGTCCTGATCACCGATCTATCCATGCCGGGGGATAAATACGGCGACGGCATTACCTTGATCAAATACATCAAGCGCCATTTCCCGCACCTGTCGATCATTGTACTGACCATGAACAATAATCCGGCCATTCTCAGCGCCGTGCTGGAACTGGATATCGAAGGGATTGTTCTGAAACAGGGCGCGCCAACCGACCTGCCCAAAGCGCTGGCCGCGTTGCAGAAAGGCAAAAAATTCACACCGGAAAGCGTCAGCAAAGTACTGGAAAAAATCAGCGCCAGCGGTTATGGCGACAAGCGCCTATCCCCCAAGGAAAGCGAGGTTTTGCGCCTGTTTGCCGAAGGGTTCCTGGTTACTGAAATCGCCAGAAAACTCAACCGCAGCATCAAGACCATCAGCAGCCAGAAGAAATCGGCCATGACCAAACTTGGCGTGGACAACGATATCGCCCTGCTGAACTACCTCTCCTCGGTCGGCGTGTCGCCGTCTGACAAAGAGTAA
- the gyrA gene encoding DNA topoisomerase (ATP-hydrolyzing) subunit A has product MSDLAREITPVNIEEELKSSYLDYAMSVIVGRALPDVRDGLKPVHRRVLYAMSVLGNDWNKPYKKSARVVGDVIGKYHPHGDSAVYDTIVRMAQPFSLRYMLVDGQGNFGSIDGDSAAAMRYTEVRMSKIAHELLSDLDKDTVDFVPNYDGTEQIPDVMPTRIPNLLVNGSSGIAVGMATNIPPHNLSEVINGCLAYIDDENISVEGLMTHIPGPDFPTAAIINGKRGIEEAYRTGRGKVYIRARAEVEADAKSGRETIIVHEIPYQVNKARLIEKIAELVKEKRIEGISALRDESDKDGMRIVIEIKRDAVGEVVLNHLYSQTQMQVSFGINMVALHQGQPKLMTLKEILAAFVRHRREVVTRRTIFELRKARERAHILEGLAIALANIDPIIELIRHASTPADAKASLVAQAWALGGVAAMLERAGDDAARPEWLEPEFGIHDGYYHLTELQAQAILDLRLQKLTGLEHEKLLDEYKELLAQIAELLFILSSPERLMEVIREELVAIREQYNDARRTEITHNSADINIEDLISQENVVVTLSHQGYVKYQPLSDYEAQRRGGKGKSAARIKEEDFIDRLLVANTHDTILCFSSRGRLYWMKVYQLPEASRGARGRPIINLLPLEQNERITAILPVREYEEGMNVFMATASGTVKKTALTEFSRPRSAGIIAVNLNEGDELIGVDLTDGSNEVMLFSAEGKVVRFAESAVRTMGRTATGVRGINLQNDDRVVSLIVPRGEGDILTVTQNGFGKRTAVTEYPVKSRATKGVISIKVSERNGKVVGAVQVDSADQIMMITDAGTLVRTRVSEVSIVGRNTQGVTLIRTAEDEQVVGLQRVAEPVEDDELDSVVPVDGELPEEDIDEPENDDDTSADDE; this is encoded by the coding sequence ATGAGCGACCTAGCCAGAGAAATTACACCGGTCAACATCGAGGAAGAGCTGAAAAGTTCATATCTGGATTACGCCATGTCCGTCATCGTCGGGCGTGCGTTACCGGACGTTCGCGATGGTCTCAAGCCGGTACACCGCCGCGTGCTGTACGCGATGAGTGTGCTGGGTAACGACTGGAACAAGCCTTATAAAAAATCGGCCCGTGTGGTCGGGGACGTTATCGGTAAATATCACCCGCATGGTGATAGCGCGGTTTACGACACCATCGTGCGTATGGCTCAGCCGTTCTCGCTGCGGTACATGCTGGTGGACGGTCAGGGCAACTTCGGTTCCATCGACGGCGACTCCGCCGCGGCGATGCGTTATACCGAAGTGCGCATGTCGAAGATCGCCCACGAACTGCTGTCCGATCTGGATAAAGATACGGTGGATTTTGTGCCTAACTACGACGGCACAGAACAGATCCCGGACGTGATGCCCACCCGTATCCCGAATCTGCTGGTCAACGGTTCTTCCGGGATTGCAGTGGGGATGGCGACCAACATTCCGCCCCATAACCTGTCTGAAGTGATTAACGGTTGTCTGGCCTACATTGATGATGAAAACATCAGCGTCGAAGGGCTGATGACGCATATTCCGGGGCCGGATTTCCCGACCGCCGCCATCATCAACGGTAAGCGCGGTATTGAAGAAGCCTACCGCACCGGCCGCGGCAAAGTGTATATCCGCGCCCGTGCTGAAGTAGAAGCGGATGCCAAATCCGGCCGTGAAACCATCATCGTGCATGAAATCCCTTATCAGGTGAATAAGGCGCGACTGATTGAAAAGATCGCCGAGCTGGTAAAAGAGAAGCGCATTGAAGGCATCAGCGCGCTGCGCGATGAGTCTGACAAGGACGGCATGCGCATCGTGATTGAAATCAAGCGCGATGCGGTAGGCGAGGTGGTGCTCAACCATCTGTACTCCCAGACCCAGATGCAGGTGTCGTTCGGCATCAACATGGTGGCGCTGCATCAGGGCCAGCCGAAGCTGATGACCCTCAAGGAAATTCTGGCGGCGTTTGTCCGTCACCGCCGTGAAGTAGTGACGCGCCGCACCATTTTCGAACTGCGCAAAGCGCGCGAGCGAGCCCACATCCTGGAAGGGCTGGCGATTGCGCTGGCTAATATCGACCCGATCATCGAACTGATTCGTCATGCTTCGACTCCGGCCGACGCCAAAGCCTCGCTGGTGGCGCAGGCGTGGGCGCTGGGCGGCGTGGCCGCCATGCTGGAGCGCGCCGGCGATGACGCTGCGCGTCCGGAATGGCTGGAGCCGGAGTTCGGCATCCACGACGGCTACTATCACCTGACCGAGTTGCAGGCGCAGGCGATTCTGGATCTGCGTTTGCAGAAACTGACCGGTCTGGAACATGAAAAACTGCTGGATGAGTACAAGGAATTGCTGGCGCAGATTGCCGAATTGCTATTCATCCTGAGCAGTCCTGAACGTCTGATGGAAGTGATCCGTGAAGAGCTGGTGGCGATTCGTGAACAGTACAACGACGCGCGCCGCACCGAGATCACCCACAACAGCGCCGACATCAATATTGAAGATCTGATCTCCCAAGAGAACGTGGTGGTGACCTTGTCGCATCAGGGTTACGTCAAATATCAGCCGCTGAGCGACTATGAAGCCCAGCGTCGTGGCGGCAAAGGCAAATCGGCCGCCCGCATCAAGGAAGAGGATTTCATCGATCGGCTGCTGGTGGCGAATACCCACGACACCATCCTGTGCTTCTCCAGCCGTGGCCGTCTCTACTGGATGAAGGTTTATCAGCTGCCGGAAGCGAGCCGTGGCGCCCGCGGTCGTCCGATCATCAACCTGCTGCCGCTGGAGCAGAATGAACGCATTACCGCCATTCTACCGGTACGCGAGTACGAAGAGGGCATGAACGTGTTCATGGCCACGGCTAGCGGCACCGTGAAGAAGACCGCACTGACCGAGTTTAGCCGTCCGCGCAGCGCCGGTATCATCGCCGTTAATCTCAACGAAGGCGATGAGCTGATTGGCGTCGACCTGACCGACGGCAGCAACGAGGTGATGCTGTTCTCCGCCGAGGGCAAGGTGGTGCGTTTCGCCGAATCGGCTGTGCGTACCATGGGACGTACCGCTACCGGGGTGCGCGGCATCAACCTGCAGAACGACGATCGGGTGGTGTCGCTGATTGTGCCGCGCGGCGAAGGCGATATTCTGACTGTGACGCAGAATGGCTTCGGCAAGCGTACCGCCGTCACCGAGTATCCGGTGAAATCCCGTGCCACCAAAGGCGTTATTTCCATCAAGGTGAGCGAGCGCAACGGTAAAGTGGTCGGCGCAGTGCAGGTCGATTCCGCCGATCAGATCATGATGATCACCGATGCCGGTACGCTGGTGCGTACTCGTGTATCCGAGGTCAGCATCGTGGGCCGTAATACTCAGGGCGTGACGCTGATCCGTACCGCTGAGGACGAGCAAGTGGTCGGCCTGCAGCGCGTGGCTGAACCGGTGGAAGACGATGAACTCGACAGCGTGGTGCCGGTTGACGGCGAACTGCCGGAAGAGGACATCGATGAACCGGAGAACGATGACGATACGTCGGCAGACGATGAATAA
- the ubiG gene encoding bifunctional 2-polyprenyl-6-hydroxyphenol methylase/3-demethylubiquinol 3-O-methyltransferase UbiG — MNTDAMNTDTIHTDTANAGAANPDVLKVSVPTPNVDHDEIAKFEAVASRWWDLEGEFKPLHRINPLRLNYILERAGGIFGKQVLDVGCGGGILAESMAREGARVTGLDMGGEPLQVARLHALESGIQVSYVQETVEAHADAHAGAYDVVTCMEMLEHVPDPRSVVQACARLVKPGGHVFFSTINRNAKAWLMLIVGAEYLTNMVPRGTHDIKKFIRPAELLDWVDQTPLRERHMIGLHYNPLLDSFRLGANVDVNYMIHTAHLG, encoded by the coding sequence ATGAACACAGACGCCATGAACACAGACACCATACATACAGACACCGCAAACGCAGGCGCCGCCAATCCTGATGTGCTGAAGGTATCCGTCCCGACCCCGAACGTCGACCACGATGAAATCGCCAAATTTGAAGCTGTCGCCTCACGCTGGTGGGATCTGGAAGGCGAATTCAAACCGTTGCACCGCATCAACCCGCTGCGTCTGAATTACATCCTCGAACGCGCCGGCGGTATTTTCGGCAAACAGGTGCTGGATGTCGGCTGCGGCGGCGGCATTCTGGCCGAAAGCATGGCGCGGGAAGGCGCGCGCGTCACCGGGCTGGATATGGGCGGCGAACCATTACAGGTAGCCCGGTTGCACGCGCTGGAAAGCGGCATTCAGGTCAGTTATGTGCAGGAGACGGTGGAAGCTCACGCAGACGCCCATGCCGGCGCCTACGACGTGGTGACCTGTATGGAGATGCTGGAACATGTGCCGGACCCGCGCTCAGTGGTGCAGGCCTGCGCCCGGCTGGTCAAACCCGGCGGCCATGTCTTTTTCTCCACCATCAACCGTAACGCCAAGGCCTGGCTGATGCTGATTGTCGGCGCGGAATACCTAACCAATATGGTGCCGCGCGGCACGCACGACATCAAAAAGTTCATCCGCCCGGCGGAACTGCTGGACTGGGTGGACCAAACGCCGCTGCGCGAGCGCCATATGATCGGTCTGCACTATAACCCGCTGCTGGACAGCTTCCGGCTCGGCGCCAATGTCGACGTCAATTATATGATCCATACCGCACACCTTGGCTGA
- the yfaE gene encoding class I ribonucleotide reductase maintenance protein YfaE — protein MTASTVTLRLSGAQLFCSDEHTSLLEVLESQQVPVEYQCRSGYCGACRLRLTKGKVAYRETPLACLQRDEILPCCCMPLDDIELDM, from the coding sequence ATGACCGCCTCCACCGTGACGCTGCGCCTCTCCGGGGCGCAGTTGTTCTGCTCCGATGAACACACGTCCTTGCTGGAAGTGCTCGAATCTCAGCAGGTGCCGGTCGAATATCAGTGTCGTTCCGGCTATTGCGGCGCCTGCCGGTTACGGCTGACCAAAGGCAAGGTCGCCTACCGGGAAACGCCGTTGGCCTGTCTGCAACGGGACGAAATTCTGCCCTGCTGTTGTATGCCGCTGGACGATATCGAACTGGATATGTAA
- the rcsC gene encoding two-component system sensor histidine kinase RcsC: protein MPLKVIASFQTTLKVSRYMFRVLATTLWILGALISVFYVNKELNQRESHLRQIFSLNFEQSLGYIRHTTDVARELRYIAANRFSAPVAPRERGAAKKTPFSIYPLSSTFNCGEQYEKNPAQLQSLTGFFEQWHDDFSSVYDLNRIFFVDSSQQCIVDFGIRNQSLDSDSLMKSVQERLQNQKSNRAGNRREESLFWVMPGPTPDAGYLYALTPVYVDNHLVTMMGIEQTIRLDDFMLNGDLPFSVRLLDQNDRVLLQFTDSQFGNSLSHYPDSNNYFGYSDGYGALLMKKALPPTSMTVVYSLPLEVILMSLNTLIINIALLNLASAICLFLLTRLFERKIFLPAERNAFQLEENEQFNRKIVASAPVGICILRISDGTNIISNELAHNYLSLLTYEDRVRIVRIICEQQSKSLDVVTGRNHHLQISFVHSRYRNENVAICVLLDVSARVRMEESLQEMANAAEQASQSKSMFLATVSHELRTPLYGIIGNLDLLQTKSLPSDANRLVTAMQNSSSLLLKIISDILDFSKIESEQLKIEPSEFAPREVINHIVSNYLPLVVKKRLVLYCYIDPNVPFRLLGDAVRLQQVLSNLLSNAIKFTDTGCIVFQVVCCDDGYLVFKMRDTGVGIDTRAVMKLFDPFFQAGTGVQRHFQGTGLGLAICEKLVSLMDGDITIESEPGLGSEFGIRIPLYRAHYPKTLQVPDFQGKTCWLQIRNALMERYLLGLLNACGLDAQRYEEGQPVDRDDVVIFDHVPDTLPNAHACVEISGMQAGAAQEVRAGYWLHSTAALHELPVLLQRIYRGEDELSTAALSLPSVSYNRSENGDVRLLVVDDHPINRRLLADQLGSLGYQVITANDGLDALDVLAKNPVDIILTDVNMPNMDGYRFTQRLREMALTLPVIGVTANALAEERQRCLQAGMDNCLSKPVTLDTLQQSLSYYSNLVRQNKSTQG, encoded by the coding sequence ATGCCTTTGAAAGTTATCGCTTCTTTTCAGACCACCCTTAAAGTCTCCCGGTATATGTTCCGGGTGCTGGCGACCACGCTGTGGATTCTGGGCGCACTGATTTCGGTTTTTTACGTGAACAAGGAACTGAATCAACGGGAATCACATCTGCGACAGATTTTCTCCCTCAATTTCGAACAATCGCTGGGATATATTCGTCATACCACCGATGTGGCGCGCGAGCTGCGGTACATTGCCGCTAACCGATTCAGCGCGCCTGTCGCGCCACGGGAACGCGGCGCCGCCAAAAAGACGCCATTCTCTATTTACCCGCTGTCGTCCACTTTTAACTGCGGCGAACAGTATGAGAAGAACCCCGCGCAATTACAGTCGCTGACCGGTTTTTTTGAACAATGGCATGATGATTTTTCGTCGGTTTATGACCTTAATCGCATCTTTTTTGTCGACAGCAGTCAGCAGTGTATTGTCGATTTTGGCATTCGCAATCAGTCGCTGGATAGCGACAGCCTGATGAAGAGCGTGCAGGAGCGGTTGCAGAATCAGAAATCCAATCGGGCGGGGAATCGCCGCGAAGAGAGCCTGTTTTGGGTGATGCCCGGCCCGACGCCGGACGCGGGGTATCTGTACGCGCTGACGCCGGTGTATGTGGATAACCATCTGGTGACCATGATGGGGATCGAACAGACCATCCGGCTGGATGACTTTATGTTGAATGGCGACCTGCCGTTCAGTGTCAGATTACTGGATCAGAATGACCGGGTCTTGCTGCAGTTTACCGACAGCCAGTTCGGCAATAGCCTCAGCCATTACCCTGACTCGAACAACTACTTTGGCTACAGCGATGGCTACGGGGCCTTGTTGATGAAAAAGGCGCTGCCGCCTACGTCGATGACCGTGGTGTATTCGCTGCCGCTGGAAGTGATTCTGATGTCGCTCAATACGCTGATCATCAATATTGCGTTGTTGAATCTGGCATCGGCTATCTGTCTGTTTTTACTGACCCGATTGTTTGAGCGTAAAATTTTCCTGCCGGCGGAGCGCAACGCGTTCCAGTTGGAAGAGAACGAACAGTTTAACCGCAAAATTGTGGCGTCGGCGCCGGTAGGCATCTGCATTCTGAGGATCAGCGACGGCACCAATATCATCAGCAACGAACTGGCGCATAACTACCTCAGCCTGCTGACGTATGAAGACCGGGTGCGTATTGTGCGCATCATCTGCGAGCAGCAATCCAAATCGCTGGATGTGGTGACCGGGCGCAATCACCATCTGCAAATCAGTTTTGTACACTCGCGCTATCGTAACGAGAATGTGGCCATCTGCGTGCTGCTCGACGTCAGCGCCCGTGTGCGAATGGAAGAGTCATTGCAGGAAATGGCCAACGCCGCCGAGCAGGCCAGCCAGTCCAAATCGATGTTTTTGGCGACAGTCAGCCATGAATTGCGCACACCGTTGTATGGCATTATCGGCAATCTGGACTTGCTGCAAACGAAATCGCTGCCATCGGATGCTAACCGGCTGGTGACGGCGATGCAAAACTCCTCGTCGCTGTTGCTGAAGATCATCAGCGACATTCTTGATTTCTCCAAGATCGAGTCGGAACAGCTGAAGATCGAGCCCAGTGAATTCGCGCCGCGCGAGGTGATAAACCATATCGTGAGTAACTACCTGCCGCTGGTGGTGAAAAAACGGCTGGTGCTGTATTGCTATATCGATCCTAACGTCCCCTTCCGGCTGCTGGGCGATGCGGTGCGGTTGCAGCAGGTGTTGAGCAATTTGCTCAGTAATGCCATCAAGTTTACCGATACCGGCTGTATCGTGTTCCAGGTGGTGTGCTGCGATGACGGTTACCTGGTGTTCAAGATGCGGGATACCGGCGTCGGTATCGATACCCGCGCGGTGATGAAATTGTTTGATCCCTTCTTTCAGGCCGGGACCGGGGTTCAACGCCATTTTCAGGGCACCGGGCTGGGGCTGGCGATTTGTGAAAAGCTGGTCAGCCTGATGGATGGGGACATCACCATTGAATCCGAACCGGGGCTTGGCAGCGAGTTCGGCATTCGCATTCCGCTTTACCGCGCCCACTATCCGAAGACGTTGCAGGTGCCGGATTTTCAGGGGAAAACCTGCTGGTTACAGATTCGCAATGCGCTGATGGAACGCTATCTTCTGGGCTTGCTGAATGCCTGTGGTCTGGATGCGCAGCGGTACGAAGAAGGACAGCCTGTCGATAGAGATGACGTGGTGATTTTTGATCATGTGCCGGATACGTTGCCAAATGCGCACGCCTGTGTGGAGATTAGCGGCATGCAGGCTGGCGCCGCACAGGAGGTACGGGCAGGTTACTGGCTGCACAGTACGGCAGCATTGCACGAATTGCCGGTGTTGTTGCAACGTATTTATCGGGGTGAGGATGAATTGTCCACGGCGGCGCTGTCCTTGCCGTCAGTCAGTTACAATCGCAGCGAAAATGGTGATGTTCGCCTTCTGGTGGTGGATGATCATCCGATTAACCGCCGTTTGCTGGCCGATCAACTCGGTTCGCTAGGGTATCAGGTCATTACGGCCAATGACGGGCTGGATGCGCTGGACGTGCTGGCGAAAAATCCGGTGGATATTATCCTTACCGACGTCAACATGCCGAATATGGACGGTTACCGTTTTACCCAGCGGTTGCGGGAAATGGCGCTGACTTTACCAGTGATTGGTGTCACCGCCAATGCGCTGGCGGAAGAGCGGCAGCGCTGTCTGCAGGCCGGTATGGATAACTGTTTGTCCAAACCGGTGACGCTGGATACGTTGCAGCAGTCGTTGTCGTATTACAGCAATTTGGTCAGGCAAAACAAGTCGACTCAGGGGTAA